The Drosophila mauritiana strain mau12 chromosome 2R, ASM438214v1, whole genome shotgun sequence genome has a segment encoding these proteins:
- the LOC117135945 gene encoding protein tamozhennic, protein MSDFVPHDLIPDLWDEILRRHWMFLETEESIEKLEERKQLEGCLKEFLCVVQHDRKFFLPETGHVLRRSVLELPDFSAQNAIVAFETISQYANNLFTKPWRKEYRTLKTYSGCFQHDIQSRLLDAEQLFLAMGYRRAAEDTFVLDGPICPDQVTNVSRDAMAAYVECQIMKHIYAGVTAAGYSCTWKDILQFRERYVGGTSTTIKEMVRQLSEKRVRKEQPPMQENTYSNVVKAAPAACAIRSNNVAHHPSSSGTCALHPNGLNEAGKYLPPYPAHPQQQPHLPGPLMTHSRSLEHYQEPHAHLPHRHSFDQQLQQQCQLPHVYEAPYDCLDGLSMGSSASYAAVAGAYNAPGNRYPLPYNISSQLNAPYASPADLYGNGQHTNMYATLGKTGPAHSCDLHRRQPNTSAAAAAALAAMQHRQSTYPPDHHLIDFDERALLSQHDFGMHDYDPQYAELVGQLQPSMRGNPAAMYATYGGYDLPTTLPQAPPPTGQDMYIYARPVPKSSRMRALAEAGGINSTDKHPRSADKQNTMDNNRKMHKELKERPSRTAPAKRSVTERDLPTTISDMNSYDSASLDGFVALDGGSPPLMPKVQEGVGSFESWNYVFKNLERSGYTKDLGDREDLLVQSLDLGSLAISNDGTAPPAEKRREATKPTNGEKARTLDKKSGTGRREAKVVQAPAPSPLPNSSSAGVKKVKSALKTAVVDNRGTATRQRTGAVPKQPPTVSPQLIVTSPNEWSCSFCTFLNPDTKRICEMCCRSKDFNLEAASAASSSAAAAAAAAASVSHASSTCV, encoded by the exons ATGTCAGATTTCGTGCCGCACGACCTCATCCCCGATCTGTGGGATGAGATTCTCCGGCGCCACTGGATGTTTCTCGAGACGGAGGAGAGCATAGAGAAGCTCGAGGAGCGCAAGCAGCTGGAGG GCTGCCTGAAGGAGTTCCTCTGCGTGGTGCAGCACGATCGCAAGTTCTTTCTGCCGGAAACTGGACATGTCCTGCGGAGGTCTGTGCTCGAGCTGCCCGACTTTTCGGCCCAGAACGCCATCGTAGCCTTCGAGACCATCAGCCAGTATGCCAACAACCTGTTTACGAAGCCCTGGAGAAAGGAGTACCGAACTCTTAAG ACCTACTCGGGATGCTTTCAGCACGACATTCAGTCCCGCCTGCTGGACGCCGAGCAGCTCTTCCTGGCCATGGGTTATCGGCGGGCTGCCGAGGACACCTTCGTCCTCGATGGTCCCATCTGTCCGGATCAGGTGACGAATGTTTCGCGCGACGCAATGGCCGCCTACGTGGAGTGCCAGATCATGAAGCACATCTACGCGGGAGTCACGGCAGCGGGATACAGCTGCACTTGGAAAGACATCCTGCAGTTCCGCGAGCGCTACGTGGGTGGAACGTCAACGACCATCAAGGAGATGGTCAGGCAGCTGAGTGAGAAACGGGTGCGCAAGGAGCAGCCACCGATGCAGGAGAATACATACAGCAATGTGGTGAAAGCTGCGCCAGCTGCCTGCGCCATACGCAGCAACAACGTTGCCCATCATCCCAGCAGTTCCGGCACTTGTGCCCTGCATCCCAATGGGCTGAATGAGGCGGGTAAGTATCTGCCGCCTTACCCAGCGCATCCGCAGCAGCAACCGCACCTGCCTGGTCCGCTGATGACGCATTCTCGCAGCTTGGAACACTACCAGGAGCCGCATGCCCATCTGCCTCACCGCCACTCCTTCGatcagcagctccagcagcagtGCCAGCTGCCGCACGTCTACGAGGCGCCCTATGACTGCTTGGATGGCCTGAGCATGGGCAGCAGTGCCTCCTACGCGGCCGTGGCTGGTGCCTACAATGCGCCGGGAAACCGCTATCCGCTGCCGTACAACATCTCCAGCCAGCTGAATGCCCCGTATGCCTCGCCCGCCGACCTCTATGGCAATGGACAGCACACCAACATGTACGCCACGCTGGGGAAGACGGGCCCAGCCCACAGCTGCGATTTGCATCGTCGCCAGCCGAACacttctgctgctgccgctgctgccttGGCCGCCATGCAGCACCGCCAGAGCACCTATCCGCCGGATCACCACCTCATTGACTTCGACGAGCGAGCCCTTCTGTCCCAGCATGACTTTGGGATGCACGACTACGATCCGCAGTATGCCGAGCTCGTGGGTCAGTTGCAGCCCAGCATGCGGGGGAATCCGGCAGCCATGTATGCCACCTACGGGGGCTACGACCTGCCCACCACGCTCCCGCAAGCGCCGCCGCCGACCGGCCAGGATATGTACATCTACGCACGGCCGGTTCCGAAGAGCAGTCGTATGCGGGCGTTGGCCGAGGCGGGGGGCATTAATTCGACTGACAAACATCCGCGATCAGCGGATAAGCAA AACACCATGGACAATAATCGCAAGATGCACAAGGAATTGAAGGAGCGGCCTAGTCGAACGGCTCCGGCCAAGAGGTCCGTCACCGAACGTGATTTACCCACCACCATTTCGGACATGAACAGTTACGACTCGGCCAGTCTGGACGGATTTGTGGCCCTGGACGGTGGCTCGCCGCCTCTGATGCCCAAAGTACAGGAGGGCGTCGGCAGTTTCGAGTCCTGGAACTATGTATTCAAGAACCTCGAGCGTTCGGGCTACACCAAGGACCTGGGTGACCGCGAGGACCTGCTGGTGCAGAGCTTGGACCTAGGCTCGCTGGCCATATCGAATGATGGGACAGCTCCCCCGGCGGAAAAGCGCCGTGAGGCCACGAAACCCACAAACGGAGAGAAGGCGCGCACGCTAGATAAGAAATCCGGTACGGGGCGACGCGAGGCTAAGGTGGTGCAAGCTCCTGCACCCAGTCCTCTGCCCAATAGCAGCAGTGCCGGCGTTAAGAAGGTCAAGTCCGCCTTGAAGACGGCCGTCGTGGACAATCGGGGAACCGCGACAAGGCAACGCACCGGAGCTGTGCCCAAGCAGCCGCCGACTGTTTCCCCCCAGCTGATTGTGACCAGTCCGAACGAGTGGAGCTGCAGCTTCTGCACGTTCCTCAATCCGGACACCAAGCGCATCTGCGAGATGTGCTGCCGCAGCAAGGACTTCAACCTGGAGGCCGCCTCGGCGGCTTCCTCCTCGGCGGCTGCAGCTGCGGCGGCAGCGGCCAGTGTGTCGCACGCATCCTCGACCTGCGTGTAG
- the LOC117135950 gene encoding antigen 5 like allergen Cul n 1 produces the protein MILSAVLPVILLISTMAYGYNYCNNKTHRCILLNTQHFMCRLDKIPSLGGTRYHAIVPETPKLRTEILRIINNFRNQFASGAFRTSENRTFAQAKRLRQILWDSELAYMARCHASTVSFQHTKCRSTVRFPRVGECLAMMVPKYKHSVREALNKMFQIMFDEHLHIQDPGALLQGFHPIRDYVCAHFTIIVSDQVSRVGCGMAVGSNCRQGSSSNFCHFLTCHFDYDNVNGSYVYKAGKPASSCGDWGTTRSKEFANLCDNNGNIFPPDQ, from the exons ATGATTTTGAGTGCCGTGCTGCCTGTGATTCTGCTGATTTCGACCATGGCTTACGGCTACAACTACTGCAACAACAAGACCCACAGGTGCATCCTGCTGAATACCCAACACTTCATGTGCAGGCTGGACAAGATTCCTTCGCTGGGCGGCACCCGGTACCACGCCATCGTGCCGGAGACTCCAAAACTGCGAACCGAGATTCTGCGGATCATCAACAATTTTCGAAACCAGTTTGCCAGCGGCGCATTCAGGACGAGTGAGAACAGGACCTTCGCGCAGGCCAAGCGGCTGCGCCAGATACTGTGGGACAGCGAGCTGGCGTACATGGCCCGCTGCCACGCCTCCACCGTGTCCTTCCAGCACACCAAGTGCCGCTCAACAGTGCGGTTTCCCAGGGTGGGTGAGTGCCTGGCCATGATGGTGCCCAAGTACAAGCACTCCGTTCGCGAGGCATTGAACAAGATGTTCCAAATTATGTTCGACGAGCATCTGCACATTCAGGATCCGGGGGCTCTGCTCCAGGGCTTTCACCCCATCAG GGACTACGTCTGCGCCCACTTCACCATCATCGTCAGCGATCAGGTGTCGCGCGTGGGGTGTGGAATGGCCGTCGGATCCAACTGCCGCCAAGGGTCCAGCTCTAA CTTCTGCCACTTCCTGACCTGCCACTTCGACTACGACAACGTGAACGGATCGTACGTCTATAAGGCAGGCAAGCCCGCCTCTTCCTGTGGCGACTGGGGCACCACCAGGTCCAAGGAGTTTGCGAATCTGTGCGATAACAATGGTAACATCTTCCCACCT GATCAATAG
- the LOC117135946 gene encoding uncharacterized protein DDB_G0283357 has translation MAPFKLKFRMGSSRSTSQEHDPDPQVNEALLGAQSQQQNAQPLQEAVEASSSSSLDLADSSSLGQLSSERKLLLPPTTSSSTMRLGYLNQNRTPCINESLADTDADTVPTTPPPSYEHVLEENTRLSQHQRQLSLDSATPNQNSRRSSANSSRHSAAQLSAALEQLAGNGGAGEYCNDPDCRQNLNNNGATSHNGNHIQNANNNNDGEQIFEGVTELELRSDNEEQLSINEFLLETEMAASPSRRLEDRYAGGAGADEDQGGQCQDDQCAQCSEERTSGEDRDAASTSSQAAASSGGGHNFYDPLLNRGSYANYSEGGSASSGPGSANGQMCQEACCSGSASGSTASRSGRSGRRQNQQGQPPNCHTSLLTPEMMSNKTSKEIYKDLAKQWGITCKMSESCRCMECQSHYFDCDYDDNEHQKTDGGLGAGTPMFISEVMHGSGCNIL, from the exons ATGGCGCCCTTCAAGCTCAAGTTCCGGATGGGCAGCTCGCGCAGCACCTCGCAGGAGCACGACCCCGACCCGCAGGTGAACGAGGCGCTCCTGGGCGCGCAGAGCCAGCAGCAGAACGCGCAGCCCCTCCAGGAGGCGGTGGaggccagcagcagctccagccTCGACCTCGCGGACTCCAGCAGTCTCGGCCAGCTGAGCAGCGAGCGCAAGCTGCTTCTGCCgcccaccaccagcagcagcaccatgCGATTGG GATATCTTAACCAGAACCGCACTCCGTGCATCAACGAGTCGTTGGCGGATACGGATGCGGACACAGTGCCCACCACCCCACCGCCTTCCTACGAGCATGTTCTAGAGGAG AACACTCGGTTGTCCCAGCACCAGCGACAGTTGTCCCTGGACAGCGCCACTCCGAACCAGAACAGCCGGCGCAGCTCGGCGAACAGCTCGCGACACAGTGCCGCCCAGCTGAGTGCCGCCTTGGAGCAGCTGGCCGGGAATGGAGGCGCCGGGGAGTACTGCAACGACCCGGACTGCAGGCAGAACCTGAACAACAACGGAGCCACCAGCCACAACGGCAACCACATCCAGAacgcaaacaacaacaacgacggCGAGCAGATCTTCGAGGGCGTCACGGAACTGGAGCTGCGGAGCGACAACGAGGAGCAGCTGAGCATCAACGAGTTCCTGCTGGAGACGGAGATGGCGGCCTCACCGTCCCGCCGTCTGGAGGATCGCTACGCGGGTGGCGCGGGAGCGGACGAGGATCAGGGCGGCCAGTGCCAGGACGACCAGTGCGCGCAGTGCAGCGAGGAGCGGACCAGCGGAGAGGACAGGGATGCGGCCAGCACCAGCAGTCAGGCGGCGGCGTCGTCCGGCGGTGGCCACAACTTCTACGATCCGCTCCTGAATCGGGGCAGCTACGCAAACTACAGTGAAG GTGGCTCTGCGAGTTCGGGACCTGGTTCGGCCAACGGCCAGATGTGCCAGGAGGCCTGCTGCAGCGGCTCCGCATCCGGATCGACTGCATCCAGGAGCGGGCGGAGCGGAAGGCGGCAGAACCAGCAGGGGCAGCCGCCCAATTGCCACACCAGCCTGCTCACGCCGGAGATGATGAGCAACAAGACGAGCAAGGAGATCTACAAGGACCTGGCCAAGCAGTGGGGCATCACCTGCAAGATGTCCGAGAGCTGTCGATGCATGGAGTGTCAGAGTCACTACTTCGACTGCGACTACGATGAT AACGAGCACCAGAAGACGGACGGAGGATTGGGCGCTGGCACGCCCATGTTTATCAGCGAGGTGATGCACGGATCCGGGTGCAACATTTTGTAG
- the LOC117135947 gene encoding venom allergen 3: MTSILLLAGMLLPMVAGYNYCNNRTHVCDLAQRKHFMCRLGELTPYGGRTKYYASIPDTLKVRRETLGVLNTFRDMLAGGELDTAKNKTAKTNKFPSAKRMRALQWDSELAYMARTHAATVSFMHSECRSTLRFPLAGEVLALSPPIGHRLSLSELLSMVFGQIFDEYKTVQDPHSFASRFDSKRDYSVGHFSIIVNDRVSRVGCGFTVGSNCEKDGKVGFCHFLTCHFDYTNVNGSYVYKTGKATTGCNDWKTIASVKYSNLCANTGEIFPLE, translated from the exons ATGACCTCCATCCTGCTGCTCGCCGGGATGCTGCTGCCCATGGTGGCCGGCTACAACTACTGCAACAATCGGACCCATGTGTGCGACCTGGCCCAGAGAAAGCACTTTATGTGCCGGCTGGGGGAACTGACGCCCTATGGAGGCCGAACCAAGTACTACGCCAGCATACCGGACACGCTGAAGGTGCGAAGGGAGACGCTGGGCGTACTGAACACCTTCCGGGACATGTTGGCAGGAGGGGAACTGGACACCGCCAAGAACAAGACCGCCAAGACGAACAAGTTCCCGAGCGCCAAGCGGATGAGGGCGCTCCAATGGGACAGCGAGCTGGCCTACATGGCGCGCACCCACGCCGCCACCGTCTCCTTCATGCACTCCGAGTGCCGCTCTACCCTGCGCTTCCCGCTGGCGGGCGAGGTCCTGGCCCTGTCGCCTCCCATCGGGCACAGGCTCAGTCTTTCGGAGCTGCTGAGCATGGTCTTTGGCCAGATATTCGACGAGTACAAGACGGTTCAGGATCCGCACAGTTTTGCCAGTAGATTCGATTCCAAAAG GGACTACAGCGTGGGACACTTCTCCATCATCGTCAACGATCGAGTGTCTCGAGTGGGCTGTGGTTTCACTGTGGGCTCCAACTGCGAAAAGGACGGCAAAGTCGG CTTCTGTCACTTCCTCACCTGCCACTTCGACTACACCAACGTGAACGGCTCCTATGTATACAAGACTGGAAAAGCTACCACTGGCTGCAACGACTGGAAAACCATCGCCAGCGTCAAGTACTCCAATCTGTGCGCAAACACGGGCGAGATCTTCCCCCTG GAGTAA
- the LOC117135949 gene encoding allergen Tab y 5.0101 — MIWRLLLAVVLLLPLASGYNYCNNKTHKCVLEKKKHFMCHLKDFTVYGNSTKFHASVPNNMRMQKIALDILNSLRNKFAGGELRTKGNKTFAKARRMRQLVWDKELAYMGHNHASTLSLRPSECRSTLRFPHVGEAIALVTPKEKLNLKEIYSKAFTSLFAEFQHVPDPDALLQAFDPDRDFQVKFFTNIISDRVSRMGCGLAVGANCHPTFKFCHFLTCYFDFHNMAGSYVYKAGDPTSSCDDWGVVSSDKYANLCKNSGEIFPHDHGDRVE; from the exons ATGATCTGGAGGCTTTTGTTGGCTGTGGTGCTCCTGCTACCACTGGCTTCCGGCTACAACTACTGCAACAACAAGACGCACAAGTGTGTGCTGGAGAAGAAAAAGCACTTCATGTGCCATCTGAAGGACTTCACCGTCTACGGGAACTCGACCAAGTTCCATGCTTCCGTGCCGAACAACATGAGAATGCAGAAGATAGCACTGGACATACTCAACAGCCTGCGGAACAAGTTTGCGGGCGGGGAACTAAGGACGAAGGGCAACAAGACGTTCGCGAAGGCCAGGCGGATGCGGCAGCTCGTCTGGGACAAGGAGCTGGCCTACATGGGCCACAACCATGCGTCCACCTTGTCCCTGAGGCCATCGGAGTGTCGCTCCACTCTGCGGTTCCCCCACGTCGGCGAGGCCATTGCCCTGGTCACGCCCAAGGAGAAGCTCAACCTGAAGGAGATATATTCGAAGGCGTTCACATCGTTGTTCGCCGAGTTCCAGCATGTTCCGGATCCGGACGCTCTCCTCCAAGCCTTCGACCCTGACAG GGACTTCCAGGTGAAATTCTTCACCAACATCATCAGCGATCGCGTGTCGCGCATGGGATGTGGTCTTGCCGTGGGCGCCAACTGCCATCCAACCTTCAA GTTCTGCCACTTCCTGACCTGCTACTTCGACTTCCACAACATGGCTGGCTCCTATGTGTACAAGGCCGGGGATCCCACCTCCTCCTGCGACGACTGGGGCGTCGTTAGCTCCGACAAGTATGCGAATCTGTGCAAGAACAGCGGCGAGATTTTCCCCCAC GATCACGGCGATCGAGTCGAGTGA
- the LOC117137359 gene encoding programmed cell death protein 2, producing the protein MEIDLGFAEKSDNGAWLSNRYFPSKLGGQPAWLELEALPPTSQVQCNKCRAPKSFLAQLYAPFEDDFNFHRSIYVFLCRNADCQEPQDASNFTVLRSQLPRKNKFYSEEEPSDVGQPLPAVPCLKKLCAACGCHAPHACSKCKAIHYCSSEHQRAHWPQHKPNCGAPGVSTAKPLTQIVFPEFEIVMDSNPEESAEEDKDDAARLAEFQELESSGKTGDLSNVSEAEMDKYFGNSAAADDKTFRQFKKQTAAEPDQIVRYKRGGQPLWITNTVKTVEDQLKKLPNCTACGGERQFEFQIMPQALTLLEDENLDWGVLAVYTCAKSCPIDGYVEELLIKQDIVAEDES; encoded by the exons ATGGAGATTGACTTGGGATTTGCGGAAAAGAGCGACAATGGCGCCTGGCTGAGCAACCGCTACTTCCCCAGCAAACTGGGTGGCCAGCCCGCCTGGCTGGAACTGGAGGCCTTGCCGCCCACGTCGCAGGTGCAGTGCAACAAGTGCCGGGCGCCCAAATCCTTCCTGGCTCAGCTTTACGCTCCCTTCGAGGACGACTTCAACTTTCATCGGTCCATCTATGTGTTCCTGTGCCGGAATGCCGACTGCCAAGAGCCCCAAGATGCAAG CAATTTCACAGTCCTGAGGTCACAGTTGCCGCGAAAGAATAAATTTTATTCGGAGGAGGAGCCTAGCGACGTGGGTCAACCCCTG CCCGCCGTTCCCTGCCTAAAGAAACTGTGCGCCGCCTGCGGTTGCCATGCTCCACACGCCTGCAGCAAATGCAAGGCTATCCACTACTGCTCATCAGAGCACCAAAGGGCCCACTGGCCACAACACAAGCCAAACTGCGGAGCACCAGGAGTATCCACTGCGAAGCCCTTAACGCAAATCGTGTTTCCAGAATTTGAGATTGTAATGGACAGCAACCCCGAGGAATCTGCCGAGGAGGACAAGGACGATGCCGCTCGTTTGGCGGAGTTCCAGGAGTTGGAGTCCAGCGGAAAGACGGGCGACTTGAGCAATGTTTCCGAGGCGGAGATGGACAAGTACTTCGGAAACTCGGCGGCCGCCGATGACAAGACCTTTCGTCAGTTCAAAAAGCAAACAGCAGCCGAACCCGATCAGATTGTGCGCTACAAACGTGGGGGCCAGCCCCTCTGGATCACCAATACCGTCAAAACGGTGGAGGACCAACTTAAGAAGCTGCCCAATTGCACCGCTTGCGGAGGAGAGCGTCAGTTCGAATTTCAGATCATGCCGCAAGCGCTGACTCTTCTGGAGGACGAAAACCTCGACTGGGGCGTCCTGGCCGTGTACACTTGCGCCAAGAGCTGCCCCATCGACGGCTACGTGGAGGAGCTTCTAATCAAGCAGGACATTGTGGCGGAAGATGAGAGTTGA